In Lotus japonicus ecotype B-129 chromosome 5, LjGifu_v1.2, one genomic interval encodes:
- the LOC130717681 gene encoding pentatricopeptide repeat-containing protein At3g09650, chloroplastic produces the protein MNASLLLPPSSPTSTSTSSLSYPYPLHHPPPPSPFKFSKSSTTFILNYTNPTSHTAPITAPEPLDHKLLTLLQQRKTEEAWIAYTQCTHLPNPTCLSRLVSQLSYHNTLPSLTRAQSILTRLRNERQLHRLDANSLGLLAVAAAKAGHTLYAASVVKSMLRSGYLPHVKAWSAVVSRLASSGDSVEALGLFRAVTRRLRKITDPDVAADSRPDTGAFNAVLNACANSGDGKMFLQLFDEMPQFGVVPDALSYNIVMKLCCRKDRKDLLVFVLERILEQNVPLCMTTLHSLVAAYVDFGDLDTAEIIVQAMREKRRDLCRILRESNSEYIGGKNDSVFQKLLPNSMNQSGNGNGGGVYQPPLLPKPYTPNTRIYTTLMKGYMKSGRVSDTVRMLEAMRRQDDSASHPDHVSYTTVVSALVKAGFMDRARQVLAEMTRIGVSANRITYNILLKGYCKQLQIDKARELLREMAEDAEIQPDVVSYNILIDGCILVDDSAGALSFFNEMRAREIAPTKISYTTLMKAFALSGQPKLAHRVFDEMVNDPRVKVDLIAWNMLVEGYCRLGLLEEAKKLIEKLKENGFHPDVGTYGSFANGIALARKPGEALILWNEVKERWEAGRDRENSDSSVPPLKPDEGLLDTLADICVRAAFFRKALEIVACMEENGIPPNKTKFTRIYVEMHSRMFTSKHASRARQDRRVERKRAAEAFKFWLGLPNSYYGSEWRLEPIDGYGSGSDSDSV, from the coding sequence ATGAATGCTTCTCTGCTTCTTCCTCCATCATCACCAACCTCCACTTCTACCTCCTCACTCTCTTACCCATACCCACTTCACCATCCTCCACCTCCATCTCCGTTTAAGTTCTCCAAATCCAGCACCACCTTCATCCTCAACTACACAAACCCCACCTCACACACTGCACCCATCACTGCACCCGAGCCTCTGGACCACAAGCTGCTAACGCTCCTGCAGCAGAGGAAAACAGAGGAAGCTTGGATTGCTTACACCCAATGCACCCATCTTCCTAATCCCACGTGTTTAAGCCGTTTGGTCTCTCAACTTTCTTACCACAACACCCTGCCATCACTCACGCGCGCCCAGTCCATCCTCACGCGCCTCCGCAATGAGCGCCAGCTCCACCGTCTCGACGCCAACTCACTCGGCCTGCTTGCCGTCGCAGCTGCAAAAGCTGGTCACACTCTCTACGCCGCCTCCGTCGTCAAGTCCATGCTCCGGTCCGGCTACCTCCCGCATGTCAAGGCCTGGAGCGCCGTCGTCAGTAGACTCGCGTCCTCCGGAGACTCGGTTGAGGCACTGGGGCTCTTCCGGGCCGTCACGCGCCGCCTCCGGAAGATTACTGACCCTGATGTGGCGGCGGACTCGCGGCCTGACACCGGGGCATTCAACGCTGTGCTCAATGCCTGTGCAAATTCCGGGGATGGTAAGATGTTCTTGCaactgtttgatgaaatgcctCAGTTTGGTGTTGTGCCTGATGCGTTGAGTTATAACATTGTCATGAAGCTGTGTTGTAGAAAGGATAGGAAAGACTTGCTTGTGTTTGTGTTGGAGAGGATTCTTGAGCAGAATGTACCTTTGTGTATGACTACTTTGCATTCCTTGGTTGCTGCTTATGTTGATTTTGGCGATTTAGATACGGCTGAGATAATAGTTCAGGCAAtgagggagaagaggagagatcTTTGTAGGATACTGAGGGAGTCCAATTCAGAGTATATAGGTGGAAAGAATGATTCTGTTTTTCAGAAGTTGCTTCCtaattcgatgaatcagagtggcaacggcaatggtggtggtgtcTATCAGCCTCCTTTGTTGCCAAAACCATATACTCCTAACACTAGAATTTACACCACTTTAATGAAAGGTTATATGAAGTCAGGGCGAGTTAGTGACACGGTGAGGATGCTCGAGGCGATGCGCCGGCAAGATGATAGTGCTAGTCACCCTGACCATGTTTCCTATACCACTGTGGTTTCGGCGCTTGTGAAGGCGGGTTTTATGGACCGGGCTCGTCAAGTTCTTGCTGAAATGACGAGAATTGGGGTGTCTGCGAACCGGATAACCTACAACATTCTCCTCAAGGGTTACTGTAAGCAGCTGCAGATAGACAAGGCAAGGGAATTGCTTAGGGAGATGGCTGAAGATGCAGAGATTCAGCCTGATGTGGTGTCCTATAATATACTTATTGATGGGTGTATATTGGTTGATGACAGTGCCGGGGCTCTTTCCTTTTTCAATGAGATGAGGGCAAGAGAAATAGCCCCAACCAAGATTAGTTACACAACTTTGATGAAAGCTTTTGCATTGTCAGGGCAACCAAAGCTAGCTCACAGGGTGTTTGATGAGATGGTAAATGATCCTCGCGTGAAGGTGGATTTAATCGCGTGGAACATGCTGGTTGAAGGATATTGCAGGTTGGGTTTGCTGGAAGAAGCAAAGAAACTGAttgaaaaactgaaggagaatGGATTTCACCCTGATGTGGGAACTTATGGCAGTTTTGCCAATGGGATTGCATTAGCAAGAAAACCAGGAGAGGCACTTATACTTTGGAATGAAGTGAAGGAGAGGTGGGAGGCAGGAAGGGATAGGGAAAACTCTGACTCTTCTGTTCCTCCATTGAAACCTGATGAGGGGCTTTTGGATACTCTTGCTGATATCTGTGTGAGGGCTGCATTTTTCAGAAAGGCCTTGGAAATTGTGGCGTGCATGGAAGAGAATGGGATACCTCCAAATAAGACCAAGTTTACTAGAATCTATGTGGAAATGCATTCAAGAATGTTTACTAGTAAGCATGCTTCAAGGGCTAGGCAAGACAGGAGAGTGGAGAGGAAAAGGGCAGCTGAGGCTTTTAAGTTTTGGCTGGGTTTGCCTAATTCTTACTATGGAAGTGAGTGGCGATTAGAACCTATTGATGGATATGGATCTggctctgattctgattctgttTAG
- the LOC130719081 gene encoding PWWP domain-containing protein 5: MGGSGGEGFGEENEFVGGRGNNGLEAGVGVVVDGKEGEFSCGLVKDEDGVKIDKIQCSGGPPFVYEGVESGKGLFFKFNGGVQNGVESVAECEEVKNVALVNSSSAVVEEDDSEMEEASLVRKDRVEDSQPSEVATYKLQDSVPFMDVDAKESVCVKDLSTTSPLELETSHELKQPTLQVDLIQNRTAEFGVAGGAGLSENVRHEYHGFNLVVDFNAYANMQEVGMYGETVFSEPNYRVSDLVWGKVKGHPWWPGQIFDHSAASEKAKRHFKEDCYLIAYFGDQTFSWNDVSTIKPFQMHFSQLVKQDSLENFHFHHAVDCALDEVSRRVEFGLSCPCMSEVFSKLETQAISNAGVRKQLSRRSGEDRFINSTSFDPLKLVNFVKSLAQSPLIEFDRLDSTIASAQLLAFYRSKGYSQLPGFTVLDGLYEKKECDDQVDEEQLRTDLGFSQTSKYVSQHRKQRGRKRKLLSDLMSEKNSRTQNGGFSSESKGGNKSISQYSGRKRKAAYNTSDDYFLNSRKKKLVRVQNDSIHEMWSQLCLASKNPLGESCSSDMGMSLEQMHDDGETEIGVTTIEVSSSMTTIREPCNDSYWTDRIVQREELSPKTPTEANPPSLESQPAAEINQHLDSMQQDTDTNVGSEPSKVAEHLEGSSNEGISPTALTLKFTSLDSVPSIADLNKIFERFGPLIESKTELLEKTNRARVVFRRRSDAETAFSSAGKYSIFGPSLVSYRLKILPQKPKKTGKRGRKSKKETSSAV, translated from the exons ATGGGTGGAAGTGGGGGTGAGGGTTTTGGTGAAGAAAATGAATTTGTGGGTGGTAGAGGGAACAATGGTTTGGAGGCTGGAGTGGGTGTTGTTGTTGATGGGAAAGAAGGTGAATTTTCATGTGGGTTGGTGAAGGATGAAGATGGGGTGAAAATTGACAAAATTCAATGTTCTGGTGGACCCCCATTTGTTTATGAAGGTGTGGAATCTGGTAAAggtttgttttttaaatttaatggtGGTGTTCAGAATGGGGTGGAAAGTGTTGCTGAATGTGAGGAGGTAAAAAATGTTGCTTTGGTGAATTCAAGTAGTGCTGTTGTGGAGGAGGATGACAGCGAGATGGAGGAGGCTAGTTTGGTTCGAAAAGATCGCGTCGAAGATTCTCAGCCCTCAGAAGTTGCAACCTACAAATTACAGGATTCTGTTCCGTTCATGGATGTCGATGCCAAGGAGTCTGTGTGTGTGAAAGACTTGTCTACAACAAGTCCCCTTGAGCTGGAAACTTCACATGAGTTGAAACAGCCAACCTTGCAGGTGGATTTGATTCAGAATCGAACCGCAGAATTCGGCGTTGCTGGTGGAGCAGGTCTTTCTGAGAATGTAAGACATGAGTATCATGGCTTCAATCTTGTTGTAGACTTCAATGCTTATGCAAACATGCAGGAGGTTGGCATGTATGGGGAAACTGTGTTTTCAGAACCGAACTATCGTGTATCTGATTTAGTTTGGGGAAAGGTGAAGGGTCATCCCTGGTGGCCTGGTCAGATCTTTGATCACTCGGCTGCGTCTGAGAAGGCAAAGAGGCATTTTAAGGAGGACTGTTACCTGATAGCATATTTTGGAGATCAGACATTTTCTTGGAATGATGTGTCAACTATAAAGCCATTTCAGATgcatttctcacaattggtgaAGCAGGACAGTTTGGAAAATTTCCATTTCCACCACGCGGTTGACTGTGCTTTAGATGAGGTCTCGAGACGGGTTGAGTTTGGCCTATCCTGTCCTTGCATGTCCGAAGTGTTTTCTAAGCTTGAAACGCAGGCAATTTCTAATGCTGGAGTCCGTAAACAACTCAGCAGGAGAAGTGGTGAGGACAGGTTTATAAATTCAACCTCTTTTGATCCACTGAAACTTGTTAACTTTGTTAAATCATTAGCACAGTCGCCACTTATTGAATTTGATAGACTGGATTCTACAATAGCAAGTGCGCAATTGTTGGCTTTCTATCGCTCCAAAGGCTATTCTCAGCTGCCTGGGTTTACAGTGCTTGATGGATTGTATGAGAAAAAGGAATGTGATGATCAAGTTGATGAGGAACAACTGAGAACTGATCTTGGCTTTTCACAGACATCCAAGTATGTCTCTCAGCATAGAAAGCAGCGAGGCAGAAAGCGTAAACTTCTGTCAGATTTGATGTCTGAGAAGaactccagaactcaaaacggTGGATTTTCATCAGAAAGCAAAGGGGGTAATAAGTCAATTTCGCAGTATTCTGGCAGGAAAAGGAAGGCAGCTTACAATACTTCCGATGATTATTTCCTTAATTCCCGAAAAAAGAAGCTCGTCCGAGTACAGAACGATTCTATACATGAGATGTGGTCTCAACTATGCTTGGCTTCCAAGAACCCTTTAGGAGAAAGTTGCTCAAGTGACATG GGAATGTCTTTGGAACAAATGCATGACGATGGTGAGACTGAGATCGGAGTAACCACTATAGAAGTGTCGTCTTCGATGACAACTATAAGGGAGCCTTGCAATGATTCTTATTGGACTGATAGAATAGTTCAAAGAGAGGAACTTTCACCCAAGACTCCAACTGAAGCTAATCCTCCCTCTCTCGAATCACAACCAGCTGCTGAAATTAACCAACATTTGGATTCTATGCAGCAAGATACTGATACAAATGTTGGATCAGAACCTTCCAAGGTTGCGGAACATTTAGAAGGTAGTTCCAATGAGGGCATTTCCCCCACTGCTCTGACTCTGAAATTTACAAGTTTGGATTCTGTTCCTTCCATAGCAGATCTCAACAAGATTTTTGAACGCTTCGGGCCCTTGATTGAATCGAAGACTGAACTGTTAGAGAAGACTAACCGTGCTAGAGTGGTTTTCAGAAGACGTTCTGATGCAGAAACTGCCTTTAGTAGTGCTGGAAAATACAGCATATTTGGACCTTCACTTGTTAGTTACCGCCTCAAGATTTTACCTCAGAAGCCCAAAAAAACAGGAAAGCGAGGCAGGAAAAGCAAAAAGGAAACTAGTTCTGCAGTTTAA